Proteins encoded together in one Deinococcus hopiensis KR-140 window:
- a CDS encoding class I SAM-dependent RNA methyltransferase codes for MSDPLITLEIEKLVAGGLGLSRDGSGVVLVRGALPGERVVARVRAGRGVRQGLTQEVLHPSPDRVDAPDLPTADLAHAAYPAQLAYKRGFVEEALTRIAKLRAPVAETVPSPHEWHYRNAAQYLVTPGGLAYRERRGHGPLVVGEDPLVMEAIRTLVDRLDPEQLDPATEVAFRASRLTGEVVAAVIGAGEPKVFLRASDHLMDAGVVGVSLAQPSGKRFGAGVRLIAGESEIQEQFGRVQVGVSATGFAQVNPEAAGLAYIRAAELAGSGMHAVDLYGGSGAIGRHLAPNFTRVTVLDSSPEALSRGRQAVAVSGERNVSYRQGDAARFSELGTDVIVVDPPRAGLEQEARDHIHASTADRLVYVSCDPATWARDVGDLTRRGWRLGAVLPHDFYPQTSHVEVVSVLDR; via the coding sequence ATGTCTGACCCCCTGATCACGCTGGAAATCGAAAAACTTGTCGCCGGAGGACTGGGGCTGTCCCGGGACGGGTCCGGCGTGGTGCTCGTGCGCGGCGCGCTGCCCGGCGAGCGGGTGGTGGCCCGGGTGCGCGCGGGACGGGGGGTGCGTCAGGGCCTGACCCAGGAGGTGCTGCACCCCAGCCCGGACCGGGTGGACGCCCCGGACCTGCCCACCGCTGACCTCGCCCACGCCGCGTATCCCGCGCAGCTGGCCTACAAGCGCGGCTTCGTGGAAGAGGCCCTGACGCGCATCGCCAAGCTGCGCGCCCCGGTGGCCGAGACGGTGCCCAGCCCCCATGAGTGGCACTACCGCAACGCGGCGCAGTACCTCGTGACGCCCGGAGGTCTGGCCTACCGCGAGCGACGGGGGCACGGTCCCCTCGTCGTGGGGGAGGACCCCCTCGTGATGGAGGCGATCCGCACCCTGGTGGACCGGTTGGACCCGGAGCAGCTGGACCCCGCCACCGAGGTGGCCTTTCGCGCCAGCCGACTGACGGGCGAGGTGGTGGCAGCGGTGATCGGGGCTGGAGAACCGAAAGTCTTTCTGCGGGCCTCCGATCACCTGATGGACGCGGGCGTGGTGGGCGTGAGCCTCGCGCAACCCTCGGGCAAACGTTTCGGGGCGGGCGTGCGGCTCATTGCGGGCGAGTCCGAGATTCAGGAGCAGTTCGGGCGGGTGCAGGTGGGTGTGAGCGCCACTGGCTTCGCGCAGGTTAACCCGGAGGCGGCGGGGTTGGCGTACATCCGTGCAGCGGAACTGGCGGGCTCGGGGATGCACGCTGTGGACCTGTACGGCGGCTCGGGAGCCATCGGGCGGCACCTCGCGCCGAACTTCACCCGCGTCACCGTACTTGATTCTTCCCCCGAAGCGTTGTCGCGGGGCCGGCAGGCGGTGGCGGTCAGCGGCGAGCGCAACGTGAGCTACAGGCAGGGCGACGCTGCCCGCTTCAGCGAACTGGGCACCGACGTGATCGTGGTGGACCCGCCCCGAGCCGGCCTCGAACAGGAAGCCCGCGATCACATCCACGCCAGCACGGCGGACCGCCTCGTGTACGTCAGCTGTGACCCCGCCACCTGGGCGCGGGACGTGGGTGACCTGACCCGGCGCGGCTGGCGGCTGGGAGCGGTCCTGCCGCACGACTTCTACCCGCAGACCAGCCACGTCGAAGTGGTGAGCGTGCTGGACCGCTGA
- a CDS encoding NAD(P)/FAD-dependent oxidoreductase: MLDILVVGSGLAGLTAARVLTRAGRRVRVLEAAEHVGGRVTSRVVDGFTLDAGYQVLFPAYPALRRNVDLDALDLVPIPSGAAVRSGFNVEVLGDPLHDPGSLLGTLTSRTLGVGDKLRLARLVARLKLPAPHTLLHGPDETTENYLRRQGFSTRAVDSFFRPFFGGVFLRRDLHTSARLFRYYLRMLVDGGAALPRGGVGEVTAQLAGGTDVTTGIRVTRLVPQEGGGAVTAVTTAGEIEARGVIVATDPDAAGQLTGEALSRGSLGSTYLYYASSHPLDTQPRLLLRPSAGLINNAQWISNVIPERAPEGQHLLAVSVLELPGEDDAALDAAVRAELSGWYGDGVRNLRTLAVERIAHAQFLQPPEFSTTLAGHATGLPSVLIASEVTSMSSVQGAMESGEKAAAILLGDLAGMSRPRGA; the protein is encoded by the coding sequence ATGCTGGACATTCTGGTGGTGGGTTCGGGACTCGCAGGCCTGACGGCGGCGCGCGTGCTGACGCGGGCGGGGCGGCGGGTGCGGGTGCTGGAGGCGGCGGAGCACGTCGGTGGGCGCGTCACGTCGCGCGTGGTGGACGGCTTCACGCTGGATGCGGGGTACCAGGTGCTGTTCCCGGCCTATCCGGCGCTGCGCCGCAACGTGGACCTGGACGCGCTGGACCTCGTGCCCATTCCCTCAGGGGCAGCCGTTCGTTCTGGGTTCAACGTGGAGGTGCTGGGCGATCCCCTGCATGATCCGGGCAGCCTGCTGGGCACGTTGACCTCCCGTACGCTGGGTGTGGGCGACAAACTGCGCCTCGCGCGGCTGGTGGCCCGGCTGAAATTGCCCGCACCCCACACGCTGCTGCACGGTCCCGACGAGACCACCGAGAACTACCTGCGGCGCCAGGGCTTCAGCACCCGCGCCGTCGACAGCTTCTTCCGGCCCTTTTTCGGCGGCGTGTTCCTGCGGCGGGACCTGCACACCAGCGCGCGGCTGTTTCGCTACTACCTCCGAATGCTGGTGGACGGCGGCGCAGCCCTGCCCCGGGGTGGGGTGGGGGAGGTGACGGCCCAGCTTGCGGGGGGAACGGACGTGACCACCGGCATCCGTGTGACCCGCCTCGTGCCTCAGGAGGGGGGCGGGGCGGTCACCGCCGTTACCACGGCGGGCGAGATCGAGGCCCGGGGCGTGATCGTCGCCACCGATCCCGACGCGGCGGGGCAACTGACTGGCGAGGCCCTCTCGCGGGGCAGCCTGGGCAGCACATACCTGTATTACGCTTCCTCCCACCCGCTGGACACGCAGCCACGCCTGCTGCTCCGTCCCAGTGCAGGACTGATCAACAATGCCCAGTGGATCAGCAACGTTATTCCAGAACGCGCGCCGGAAGGTCAGCATCTCCTCGCCGTGTCGGTGCTGGAGCTGCCGGGCGAGGACGACGCTGCGCTGGACGCCGCCGTGCGCGCCGAGTTGTCGGGGTGGTATGGGGACGGCGTGCGGAACCTACGGACGCTGGCTGTGGAGCGCATTGCCCACGCCCAGTTTCTGCAGCCGCCCGAGTTCTCCACCACCCTGGCTGGACACGCCACCGGGCTGCCCAGCGTGCTGATCGCCTCGGAGGTCACGTCCATGAGCAGCGTGCAGGGCGCAATGGAAAGCGGTGAGAAGGCCGCGGCCATCCTGCTCGGGGACCTCGCGGGCATGAGCCGTCCCCGGGGAGCGTGA
- a CDS encoding VOC family protein codes for MNASALDHLVIAARTLEEGRTWLEGRLGVPLQRGGEHRTFGTHNALLSLGPGAYLEVIAINSSTPAPQRPRWFGLDTPEMRRRLEGGPALTHWVARLSTLAGLDLAPFGEALDLTRDENRWTLTVPVDGSLPVEGVQPSLIVWHTPPPPTRLPDAGVRLVRLTLGTPEPDALRGLLDRLNIKGEVEVEEGPHPELSALLETPGGLVTL; via the coding sequence GTGAACGCCAGCGCCCTCGATCACCTCGTCATCGCTGCCCGCACGCTGGAGGAGGGCCGCACGTGGCTCGAAGGCCGCCTCGGCGTGCCCCTCCAGCGTGGGGGCGAGCACAGGACCTTCGGCACCCACAACGCCCTGCTCTCGCTGGGGCCAGGCGCCTACCTGGAGGTCATCGCCATCAACTCCAGCACGCCTGCACCGCAGCGGCCCCGCTGGTTCGGGCTGGACACGCCGGAGATGCGTAGACGGCTGGAAGGCGGCCCAGCGCTGACGCACTGGGTGGCGCGCCTCTCCACCCTGGCGGGGTTGGACCTCGCCCCCTTTGGGGAGGCGCTAGACCTTACACGGGATGAGAACCGCTGGACGCTGACGGTGCCCGTAGACGGCTCGCTGCCGGTGGAGGGCGTGCAGCCCAGCCTGATCGTCTGGCACACGCCGCCCCCGCCCACGCGCTTGCCGGACGCTGGGGTGCGCCTCGTCCGCCTGACCCTGGGTACCCCCGAACCGGACGCGCTGCGCGGTCTGCTGGACCGCCTGAATATCAAGGGCGAGGTGGAGGTGGAGGAGGGTCCCCACCCCGAACTCTCGGCCCTGCTGGAAACGCCGGGGGGGTTGGTGACGCTCTGA
- a CDS encoding S10 family peptidase produces MPEHDEKSVGPNVDLQVRLPGNDRREDDRPRDAVAVTHHRIKVKGQELAYTVTAGTLVLSEEAQAKEGQSEGLKPRAQVFFVAYALNGVEDSHARPVTFSFNGGPGSSSVWLHLGLLGPRRAVMGDAGALTGPPYDLTDNEFTLLTHSDLVFIDPVSTGYSRTVEGEKPGDFHGFGKDIESVGDFIRLWTSRAGRWLSPKFLIGESYGTTRAAGLSGFLQERHGMFLNGIMLVSSILDFSTVDFTPGHDLPYIVHLPTAAATAWYHGKRGKERTLPEVLQEAEAFADGDYARALHLGARLPEEERQGVAERYAAMTGLDVRFVLRNDLRVTLARFCKELLRDEGRMVGRLDSRFTGIDRDSGGEHPEYDPSMSAIRGPYTAAMNHYVRAELGFASDLPYEILTSRVRPWSYKEFENKHVRVSGTLRKAMHENPHLKIFVASGYYDFATPYHATRHTLDHLQLDPSLRGNLREGFYEAGHMMYVDRPSLEAQAADLREFVTWAAGRE; encoded by the coding sequence ATGCCCGAACACGACGAGAAGTCAGTCGGTCCCAACGTGGACCTTCAGGTGAGGCTGCCGGGAAACGACAGGCGGGAGGACGACAGGCCCCGCGACGCGGTGGCTGTGACCCACCACCGCATCAAGGTGAAGGGGCAGGAACTCGCCTACACGGTCACGGCGGGCACGCTGGTGCTGTCGGAAGAAGCCCAGGCCAAAGAGGGCCAGTCCGAGGGCCTCAAGCCCCGCGCCCAGGTCTTTTTCGTCGCCTACGCCCTGAACGGTGTGGAAGATTCCCACGCCCGCCCCGTCACCTTCTCCTTCAACGGGGGTCCCGGCAGCAGCTCGGTGTGGCTGCACCTCGGCCTGCTCGGCCCCCGCCGCGCCGTGATGGGCGACGCGGGCGCCTTGACTGGACCGCCCTATGACCTCACCGACAATGAATTCACGCTCCTGACCCACTCGGACCTGGTGTTTATCGATCCCGTGAGCACCGGCTACTCGCGGACAGTGGAGGGTGAGAAACCTGGCGACTTTCACGGATTCGGCAAGGACATCGAGTCGGTGGGCGACTTTATCCGGCTGTGGACCAGCCGGGCTGGGCGCTGGCTCAGCCCCAAGTTCCTGATCGGCGAGAGCTACGGCACGACGCGCGCGGCGGGGCTCAGCGGTTTCTTGCAGGAGCGGCACGGCATGTTTTTGAACGGCATCATGCTGGTCAGTTCCATCCTCGACTTCTCCACGGTGGACTTCACGCCCGGCCATGACCTGCCCTATATCGTCCACCTGCCCACCGCCGCCGCGACGGCCTGGTATCACGGCAAGCGGGGCAAGGAACGCACGCTCCCCGAGGTCCTGCAGGAGGCCGAAGCCTTTGCCGACGGAGACTATGCGCGTGCCCTGCACCTCGGTGCTCGCCTGCCGGAGGAGGAGCGGCAGGGGGTGGCCGAGCGGTACGCGGCGATGACCGGGCTGGATGTGCGTTTCGTTCTCCGCAACGATCTGCGGGTCACGCTCGCGCGGTTCTGCAAGGAACTGCTGCGTGACGAGGGCCGCATGGTGGGTCGCCTCGACAGCCGTTTTACGGGCATAGACCGCGACTCGGGCGGCGAGCATCCCGAGTATGACCCCAGCATGAGCGCCATTCGCGGGCCGTACACGGCGGCCATGAACCATTACGTGCGCGCAGAACTGGGCTTCGCGTCAGATCTGCCCTATGAGATCCTGACCTCACGCGTCCGGCCCTGGAGTTACAAGGAATTCGAGAACAAGCACGTGCGCGTGTCGGGTACCCTGCGCAAGGCCATGCACGAGAACCCGCACCTGAAGATTTTTGTGGCGTCGGGCTACTACGACTTCGCCACGCCGTATCACGCCACCCGGCACACGCTGGACCACCTTCAGCTTGACCCCAGCCTGCGCGGCAACCTGCGCGAAGGCTTTTACGAGGCCGGGCACATGATGTATGTGGACCGGCCCAGCCTGGAGGCGCAGGCGGCGGACCTGCGCGAGTTTGTGACGTGGGCGGCGGGGCGGGAGTAA
- a CDS encoding DNA topoisomerase subunit B: MTQTHEYDASSISILKGLEAVRKRPGMYVQGGTGIDGYHQLLTEIIDNAIDEGLGGFADEVHVIMHADGSATVTDNGRGIPVDMMKSENRPAIEVIFTELHAGGKFGGGAYKVSGGLHGVGSSVVNALSSYLDVTVNKGGQLHHIRFEKGEVTTPLEVLGDTPADVRWSTRVSFHPDPGVFNEFENLFNYDRIRGRLRELAYLTGLKIVVRDERTELHAGEVREEVFHEEGGIANFARALITDATKLLYDQPIVMRGSHSDVEVEVAFIHANTYASDNILTYANMIRTRDGGTPLTGFKTAYTRILNKYARDKNMIKSGNPVPSGDDLLEGIYCVVSVKLGEPQFESQAKVKLLNSEAQTAVNAIVGEKFAEFLEENPKIGKTIVEKAAEAARAREAARKARDIVRRSNPLENDDLPGKLADCSSQDPAESELFIVEGISAGGSAKGGRERRFQAILPLRGKILNVEKSELNKILKNAEIRALIGAIGAGVEGTGDRMHFDLSNLRYHKVIIMTDADMDGGHIATLLLTFFYRYMRPVVEAGYLYIAQPPLYRIMVGREKKGTYLYTEEELKMHVARANKEGKKYEIQRFKGLGEMNADQLWDTTMNPETRALKRVQVEDLIVANEVFENLMGSEVAPRKLFIQENARFAEISV; this comes from the coding sequence ATGACCCAGACCCATGAATACGACGCCAGCTCCATCTCGATCCTCAAGGGACTGGAAGCGGTTCGCAAACGCCCCGGCATGTATGTGCAGGGCGGCACCGGCATTGACGGCTACCACCAGCTGCTTACCGAAATTATCGACAACGCCATTGACGAGGGCCTGGGCGGCTTTGCCGACGAGGTTCACGTGATTATGCACGCCGACGGCTCGGCCACCGTGACCGACAACGGGCGCGGCATTCCCGTCGACATGATGAAAAGTGAGAACCGCCCTGCCATTGAGGTGATTTTCACCGAGCTTCACGCGGGCGGCAAGTTCGGCGGCGGCGCGTACAAGGTGTCCGGCGGCCTGCACGGCGTCGGCTCCAGCGTGGTGAACGCGCTGTCCTCCTATCTCGACGTCACGGTGAACAAGGGCGGTCAGCTGCACCACATCCGCTTCGAGAAAGGCGAGGTGACCACGCCGCTGGAAGTGCTTGGCGACACGCCTGCCGACGTGCGCTGGTCCACGAGGGTCTCCTTCCACCCCGATCCGGGTGTGTTCAACGAGTTCGAGAACCTCTTCAACTACGACCGCATCCGGGGCCGCCTGCGCGAACTGGCGTATCTGACGGGCCTGAAAATCGTCGTGCGTGACGAGCGGACCGAGCTGCACGCAGGCGAAGTGCGTGAGGAAGTGTTTCACGAGGAGGGCGGCATCGCCAACTTCGCGCGCGCGCTGATCACCGACGCCACCAAGCTGCTGTACGACCAGCCCATCGTGATGCGCGGCTCGCACAGCGACGTGGAGGTGGAGGTGGCGTTTATCCACGCCAACACCTACGCCAGCGACAACATCCTGACCTACGCCAACATGATCCGCACCCGCGACGGTGGCACGCCGCTGACCGGCTTCAAGACCGCCTACACGCGCATCCTGAACAAGTACGCGCGCGACAAGAACATGATCAAGTCCGGTAACCCGGTGCCCAGCGGCGACGACCTGCTCGAAGGCATCTACTGCGTGGTGTCGGTCAAGCTCGGCGAGCCCCAGTTCGAGTCGCAGGCGAAGGTCAAGCTGCTCAACAGCGAGGCCCAGACGGCTGTGAACGCCATTGTGGGCGAGAAGTTCGCCGAATTCCTCGAAGAGAACCCCAAGATCGGCAAGACCATCGTGGAAAAGGCCGCTGAGGCTGCCCGTGCCCGCGAAGCCGCCCGCAAGGCCCGCGATATCGTCCGCCGCTCCAACCCGCTGGAAAACGATGACCTGCCCGGTAAACTGGCCGACTGCTCCTCGCAGGACCCAGCCGAGTCCGAGCTGTTTATCGTGGAGGGGATCTCGGCAGGGGGCAGCGCCAAGGGTGGCCGTGAGCGCCGTTTCCAGGCCATCTTGCCCCTGCGGGGCAAGATCCTGAACGTCGAGAAGTCCGAGCTGAACAAGATACTCAAGAATGCCGAGATTCGCGCCCTGATCGGGGCCATCGGCGCGGGTGTGGAGGGAACCGGGGACCGGATGCACTTCGACCTCTCCAACCTCCGTTACCACAAGGTCATCATCATGACCGACGCGGACATGGACGGTGGGCACATCGCCACGCTGCTGCTGACGTTCTTCTACCGCTACATGCGTCCCGTCGTGGAGGCCGGATACCTCTACATCGCGCAGCCGCCCCTGTACCGCATCATGGTGGGCCGCGAGAAGAAGGGCACGTACCTGTATACCGAAGAAGAACTCAAGATGCACGTGGCCCGAGCGAACAAGGAAGGCAAGAAGTACGAGATTCAGCGCTTCAAGGGACTGGGCGAGATGAACGCCGACCAGCTGTGGGACACCACCATGAACCCCGAGACGCGGGCGCTGAAGCGCGTGCAGGTGGAAGACCTGATCGTGGCGAACGAGGTCTTTGAGAACCTGATGGGCAGCGAAGTCGCGCCGCGCAAGCTGTTTATTCAGGAAAACGCCCGCTTTGCCGAGATCAGCGTGTAA
- a CDS encoding vWA domain-containing protein, producing the protein MRRAALLLPALLTLGSSVHAGAPVQVGRTVPTVVLERLPPRPAYPAVAAGCALPPGPLPTRTRAVFVLDTSGSMRGVGGHPNIFGRVREAVDRYVHSAKPDRVDLVTFDTGPRAARHYVFPEDAARWRAELGGLRADGQNTYLYRSVEGALAPLDGAGEYITTVFVLTDGIDNDPEARYTARRALAAFRARGGLDTLHYVALGAAIPRAAQTALRGSGYAAGMTLPAGEAPDLAALATTWPVTEVTAGRSVRVPLPDGTPVTLTVRGRGVRLVGAKVEGGAVRLAGGADLPAGTPALLCAPPGAPGGLPRRVPLALKLGRPPALVWLNPGADRTLAPGESVTLRYRLPAATPPVTLALPPGVQGQVLRLPGGRELAVRFANSGLGQGQRVQPSLTFPHASPLLLPAVEGPGAATGAGTDAPGALLGKIALVPALIAGGLLSLALGAWALLSRRRTRREAETQPPATLPTVEGLTYSEDRTLAVVGAGGLETAVDFPLGGPFDLGQQARVPHLSGLRLQQGRDGLRVLKMPEDLEVSLGTRLLTEGDVIRPGSLLGVAVARPARAPHPPLGSLVGLGLPLRLRADGVTLHMTGPYGEHALTLRPGITDLGGAFGASALHGLQVTPSGPHVLLASLPDGLTLRRTTDAAELRPGTYLPPEAWLELGEG; encoded by the coding sequence ATGCGCCGCGCCGCCCTGCTCCTCCCCGCCCTCTTGACTCTGGGCTCCAGCGTCCACGCCGGAGCGCCGGTTCAGGTGGGCCGGACGGTCCCCACGGTGGTGCTTGAGCGGTTGCCGCCCCGGCCCGCCTACCCGGCGGTCGCCGCCGGGTGTGCCCTGCCCCCGGGACCGCTGCCCACCCGCACCCGCGCGGTCTTTGTGCTGGACACCAGCGGCTCCATGCGGGGTGTCGGCGGGCACCCGAACATCTTCGGGCGGGTGCGGGAGGCGGTGGACCGCTACGTCCACTCCGCGAAGCCGGACCGGGTGGACCTGGTCACCTTCGATACGGGTCCACGCGCCGCGCGGCACTACGTCTTTCCGGAGGACGCTGCCCGCTGGCGTGCGGAACTGGGTGGCCTGCGCGCCGACGGGCAGAACACCTACCTCTACCGCAGCGTGGAGGGGGCGCTGGCGCCCCTGGACGGAGCGGGAGAGTACATCACCACGGTCTTTGTCCTGACCGACGGGATTGACAACGATCCGGAGGCGCGCTACACGGCCCGCCGGGCGCTGGCGGCCTTTCGGGCCCGTGGTGGGCTGGACACCCTGCACTACGTGGCGCTGGGGGCCGCGATTCCTCGCGCTGCCCAGACCGCGCTGCGGGGGAGCGGCTACGCAGCGGGCATGACGCTGCCCGCCGGCGAGGCGCCCGATCTGGCCGCGCTGGCGACGACGTGGCCGGTGACGGAGGTGACCGCCGGGCGCTCCGTTCGGGTGCCGCTGCCTGACGGCACGCCAGTCACGCTAACGGTGCGGGGAAGGGGTGTTCGGCTGGTGGGTGCGAAGGTGGAGGGTGGCGCGGTGCGGCTGGCGGGAGGCGCGGACCTGCCTGCTGGGACCCCCGCCCTGCTGTGCGCTCCGCCGGGGGCGCCCGGAGGACTTCCCCGCCGGGTGCCCCTGGCCCTGAAGCTGGGCCGTCCCCCCGCGCTCGTCTGGCTCAACCCGGGAGCGGACCGGACCCTCGCACCCGGCGAGAGCGTGACCCTGCGCTACCGGCTGCCCGCCGCCACGCCTCCCGTGACGCTGGCCCTGCCGCCCGGCGTGCAGGGCCAGGTGCTGCGCCTGCCCGGTGGCCGCGAGCTCGCCGTCCGCTTCGCGAACAGTGGTCTGGGCCAGGGGCAGCGTGTCCAGCCCAGCCTGACCTTTCCCCACGCCTCTCCGTTGCTGCTGCCAGCGGTGGAGGGGCCGGGGGCGGCCACCGGGGCGGGGACCGACGCTCCAGGCGCACTTCTCGGCAAGATCGCTCTGGTACCGGCCCTGATCGCCGGAGGACTGCTGAGCCTCGCACTGGGGGCCTGGGCGCTGCTGTCGCGCCGCCGTACCCGGCGGGAGGCGGAGACGCAGCCTCCGGCCACCCTGCCCACCGTGGAGGGCCTGACCTACAGCGAGGACCGTACGCTGGCGGTGGTGGGGGCGGGCGGTCTGGAGACGGCGGTGGACTTTCCCCTGGGCGGCCCCTTCGATCTGGGGCAGCAGGCGCGCGTGCCGCACCTCAGCGGCCTGCGGCTGCAGCAGGGCCGGGACGGCCTGCGCGTGCTGAAAATGCCTGAGGACCTGGAGGTCAGCCTGGGCACCCGGTTGCTAACGGAGGGCGACGTAATCCGCCCCGGCAGCCTGTTGGGCGTGGCCGTCGCCCGCCCAGCCCGCGCTCCGCACCCGCCGCTGGGCTCGCTCGTCGGCCTGGGACTGCCGCTGCGCCTGCGCGCCGATGGCGTGACCCTGCACATGACCGGTCCCTACGGCGAACACGCGCTGACCCTGCGCCCCGGTATCACAGACCTGGGAGGGGCGTTTGGGGCCTCGGCGCTGCACGGCCTCCAGGTCACGCCCAGCGGTCCACACGTCCTGCTCGCCAGCCTGCCGGACGGCCTGACCCTGCGCCGCACCACCGACGCGGCGGAGCTGCGCCCGGGGACCTACCTCCCGCCCGAAGCGTGGCTGGAGCTGGGCGAGGGTTGA
- a CDS encoding cyclase family protein: MIDISRALTPGHPNWPGDLAFRVEPGMRIAAGDSVNTGELRTSTHTGTHVDAPWHYDDAGARLGEVGLDPYVGRCRVLTVQAEDGLVSARALDDLPGALPARLLLHTGQPARWATFPEDFAALHPDLVRELARRGVQLIGTDSPSVDPLTSKTLGAHHACREAGVLILEGLNLSAVPDGEYDLVCLPLPLTDVDGAPARAVLFPAGTLPGADA, translated from the coding sequence ATGATCGACATTTCCAGGGCCCTGACGCCCGGACATCCCAACTGGCCGGGAGACCTGGCCTTTCGGGTGGAGCCGGGGATGCGAATCGCGGCGGGCGACAGCGTGAATACGGGTGAACTCCGCACCAGCACCCACACCGGCACCCATGTGGACGCGCCGTGGCACTACGACGACGCGGGCGCGCGGCTGGGCGAGGTGGGGCTGGACCCGTACGTGGGCCGCTGCCGGGTGCTGACGGTGCAGGCCGAGGACGGTCTGGTTTCGGCGAGGGCGCTGGACGATCTGCCCGGAGCTCTGCCCGCCCGCCTGCTGTTGCACACCGGTCAGCCCGCGCGCTGGGCCACCTTTCCGGAAGACTTCGCCGCCCTGCACCCGGACCTCGTGCGCGAACTGGCGCGGCGTGGAGTGCAGCTCATTGGAACCGACAGCCCCAGCGTGGACCCACTGACGAGCAAGACGCTCGGCGCTCACCACGCTTGCCGGGAGGCGGGAGTGCTGATTCTGGAGGGTCTGAACCTCAGCGCTGTACCAGACGGCGAGTACGATCTCGTCTGCTTGCCCTTGCCCTTGACTGATGTAGACGGTGCGCCTGCCCGCGCGGTCCTGTTTCCAGCGGGTACCCTGCCTGGAGCGGACGCATGA
- the kynU gene encoding kynureninase — MFAIPPGIYMDGNSLGLMPHAAREAVLRRLDDWQRDAVGGWDAWFNLAESLSPSMARLVGARPHEVIATGSITANLHALLATLYRPEGPSSEKGRRHLVATSLDFPSDVYALQSWAEREGAEVRLIPSRDGHTLHADDILTALADDVAVAVLPTVLYRSGQLLDVEGLTRAAHERGVLIGWDAAHSVGSVPHALHDAGADFAVWCHYKYVNAGPGAPGGLFLHERHHGQAPGLRGWWGHAKDTQFEMAHHFRPAAGAGAYQLGTPPILALAGLEGALAVFDSVTMEEVRARSLELTSRLMALAEAHLPEMQVVTPHDPACRGGHVALAHPEAQALSVALRARGIVPDFRQPDILRLAPVALYNTEAEVEETVGALRELLRTGAHREVGAAGLVT; from the coding sequence ATGTTTGCCATCCCTCCCGGCATCTACATGGACGGCAACAGCCTCGGCCTGATGCCGCACGCCGCGCGTGAGGCGGTACTGCGCCGCCTGGACGACTGGCAGCGCGACGCGGTGGGCGGCTGGGACGCCTGGTTCAACCTCGCCGAAAGCCTCTCGCCCTCCATGGCGCGGCTGGTGGGGGCCCGTCCCCACGAGGTCATCGCCACCGGGAGCATCACGGCCAACCTCCACGCGCTGCTCGCCACGCTTTACCGCCCGGAAGGCCCGTCTTCTGAGAAAGGGCGGCGTCACCTCGTCGCCACCTCGCTCGATTTCCCCTCCGACGTGTACGCCCTTCAGAGTTGGGCGGAGCGTGAGGGAGCCGAGGTGCGCCTCATTCCCAGTCGTGATGGACATACCCTGCACGCGGATGACATTCTGACCGCCCTCGCGGACGACGTGGCCGTGGCCGTGCTGCCCACCGTGCTGTACCGCAGCGGTCAGCTGTTGGACGTGGAGGGCCTCACCCGCGCCGCCCACGAGCGGGGTGTGCTGATCGGCTGGGACGCCGCCCACAGCGTCGGCAGCGTGCCCCACGCCCTGCACGACGCGGGCGCAGACTTCGCCGTGTGGTGCCACTACAAATACGTGAATGCGGGTCCCGGCGCGCCGGGTGGCCTCTTCCTGCACGAGCGGCACCACGGCCAGGCACCGGGGTTGCGCGGCTGGTGGGGCCACGCCAAGGACACCCAGTTCGAGATGGCGCACCACTTCCGGCCAGCGGCAGGGGCAGGGGCGTACCAGCTTGGCACGCCGCCCATCCTCGCGCTGGCGGGGCTGGAGGGGGCGCTGGCCGTCTTCGATTCGGTCACGATGGAGGAGGTGCGGGCCCGCAGCCTGGAACTGACCTCGCGCCTGATGGCGCTGGCGGAGGCGCACCTGCCCGAGATGCAGGTGGTCACGCCCCACGATCCCGCCTGCCGTGGCGGGCACGTGGCCCTCGCGCACCCGGAGGCGCAGGCCCTCAGCGTGGCGCTCCGCGCACGCGGCATCGTTCCCGATTTCCGCCAGCCTGACATCCTGCGCCTCGCGCCCGTCGCGCTGTACAACACCGAGGCCGAGGTAGAGGAGACGGTGGGCGCGCTGCGCGAACTGCTCCGCACGGGAGCACACCGGGAGGTGGGAGCGGCGGGACTGGTGACGTAG
- a CDS encoding acyl-CoA thioesterase: MKLTIPDADVLWSSLPERRKHEMVVTVQATDLDDLNHVNNQVYLAWCEQVARAHALREGMGTGTLVKLGAVPVARQHIITYHRPALLGDCIRVRTALTVSVGVRSIRAYTLDRDAGESSDGERLAECQTEWVWVDPVTGRPKRAPREVQEAFGF, translated from the coding sequence TTGAAACTCACCATTCCCGATGCCGACGTGCTGTGGAGCAGCCTGCCGGAGCGGCGCAAGCACGAAATGGTCGTGACCGTTCAGGCCACAGACCTTGACGACCTCAACCACGTCAACAACCAGGTGTACCTGGCGTGGTGCGAGCAGGTGGCCCGCGCCCACGCCCTGCGCGAGGGCATGGGTACCGGCACCCTCGTGAAGCTAGGAGCCGTGCCCGTCGCCCGCCAGCACATCATCACCTACCACCGCCCCGCCCTGTTGGGAGACTGTATCCGCGTCCGCACCGCCCTGACCGTCAGCGTGGGCGTGCGCAGCATCCGCGCCTACACGCTGGACCGCGACGCCGGGGAGAGCAGCGACGGCGAGCGGCTGGCCGAATGCCAGACCGAGTGGGTGTGGGTGGACCCGGTGACGGGCCGGCCCAAGCGCGCGCCGAGGGAAGTGCAAGAGGCATTCGGGTTCTGA